TGCGTTTGCAATTGCGTCTGCCCTTGGGCTTCCTCCAAATCGACGTTTCCCAAATTGTAAATCACGCCCAGGGTTCCCAGCACTACTTCGCGCGCCGGGAACGAAGCGATGGCCGCACAACCCACTCGCCAATCCCAACCCAGCGGCCGCACGGCCGGTTCAATCCACCGTCCCATGTGTCCCAAAATGCTCTGCCGCTGATACGCGCCGGCCAATAACTGTTCGTGCTGCTGCGGATCATTATAACGCGCTAGCTCCGCCTCCAAAAAGTGCCGATGTTCATCGCCAGCCGGCAGTTGTTCAATCTGTGCCGCCAGCGCCGCCTTGTCCTGCTGAAGATTTGCTTCTACCGCCGCCGGATTGTGCGGATAATAAAGCAGTGCCCACACCACAATCGCCACGGCCACAATCAGCGTGCCCGCACGTTTGACGAATGCCCAGCCGCGCTCCAGCATCCGATGCACCACTAGTGCCGGTGACGGAAACTTGTATGGCGGCAACTCCATGACAAACGGCGGCGTTGCTCCCCGCAACAGCGTCCGTTTCAAAATCAGCGCCACGACGATGGCCGCCAGCACGCCCACCAAATACATCACAAACAGTGTCAACCCTTGCAGCGGCAACACCCCGGCTACATATTTTTGTGCCGGAATGAACGCCCCAATCAGCAGTGTGTACACCGGCAGCCGAGCCGAGCAACTCATCAGGGGCGCCACCATAATCGTCGTCAACCGATCGCGCCGATTTTCAATCACCCGTGTCGCCATGATGCCTGGAATGGCGCAAGCAAACGACGAGAGCAGCGGAATGAACGATTTGCCGCTCAGTCCCACGCGGACCATTAGCTTATCCATCAAGTAAGCGGCCCGCGCCATGTAGCCGCAATCTTCCAAAATGGCGATGAACATGAACAGAATCAGCACTTGCGGCAAAAACACAATCACGCTGCCGGCGCCGGCGATCAGCCCATCCACCAGCAGCGACCGCAGCGCTCCGTCGGGCATGTGGCTTTTTACAGCCTCGCCCAGCGTATGCGCCCCGCCGTCCAGCAATTTCATCAGTGGCTCGGCAGCCATAAAAATCGACGAGAATAGCGCCACCATCACGATGACGAAGACAGCCGTGCCCCACAATCGATGCGTGAGAATGCGATCGATTTTATCGGTCAGCGTTTCGCTGCGCGCCGCTGGCCGAGAAATGACCCCATCCAACTGTCGGGCCGCCCAATCGTATCGAACCAGTGCCTCCACGGCCGGCACTGGCAATCCCGCCGCTGCCAACCGCGCTCGGGCAGAGAGTAAATGCTCCCGCACTTGCCCGGCATGACTTTCGGCGTGCCCGTTTCCGCCAATGACTGCCGTCCGCTCCAAATATCCGCCGGTATCCAATAGGAGCCGCTCCGCCAAATATCGCGGCACAACTGCTCCCGCGCTCTTTGGGAGAGGGTCGGAACGAAGGTGCCCGTTCGTTGCATGCGTCGAACCATTGCCCGGGGCTGCATTGAGGAGCGCTTCCAATCGCGTAACTTCCTCTCGAAACGCCTGCGGGAAGGGGCTTTCTCGCGGCACAGCTTGCCGGCCAAGCGTTGCAGCCAGCGCGGCTTTCAATTCGTCTAGTCCTCGCCGTTTATTTGCCTGCACCGGGACTACCGGAATTCCTAGCCGCTCAGCCAACTTTGCGGCATCGATTTTCAATCCGCGCGACTCCGCAATATCGGTCATGTTCATCGCCACGACCGTCGGCAGTCCAAGCTCCAGCACCTGGCTGACCAAATACAGATTCCGCTCCAAATTGCTGGCATCCACGATGCAAAGAATCGCATCGCACGGCGTGTCATCACGGCGGCCCAACAGCACGTCGACCACCACCATCTCGTCCGGCGAATGCGGTGCTAAACTGTACGTACCCGGCAAATCGATCAATGCCCAGCGATGTCCTCGGTGCTGCATTTGGCCGATTTTCTTCTCGACCGTCACACCCGGATAGTTGCCAATCCGCTGCCGCACGCCGGCAAGCGCAGTAAACAGCGTCGATTTCCCGGTGTTCGGATTTCCCACCAAAGCAACCGTTAAAGTGGCTTGCGAATTGGCGGTGGACATGATTTGGACCCGCTCAAATAATTCGACACATTAGCCGCTGGGCTTGCCCGGCGCTGCCCACTGTATCCCAGATAGTTAGACATTCACTTGTTCCACTTCCACCCGTGCCGCTTCGGTGCGGCGCACGCTCAGCCGGTATCCGCGTAGCGCCAATTCAATCGGGTCTCCCAACGGCGCAGCACCCAGCACTTGCACATCGACCCCCGGCGTGAGCCCCATTTCCATCAGCCGGGCGCTCACCTCGTCAAACTGGTTGACTCGCACGACTCGACCCCGCGCGCCGACCGACAATTGCGCCAGGGTGGTCACGATTCAATCCTCGCACTCAACCAGCACATTCAGCAATTCATTGCCGCGGATGCACAGCTTGTTGCCCTGTAGA
This is a stretch of genomic DNA from Pirellulales bacterium. It encodes these proteins:
- the feoB gene encoding ferrous iron transport protein B, translating into MSTANSQATLTVALVGNPNTGKSTLFTALAGVRQRIGNYPGVTVEKKIGQMQHRGHRWALIDLPGTYSLAPHSPDEMVVVDVLLGRRDDTPCDAILCIVDASNLERNLYLVSQVLELGLPTVVAMNMTDIAESRGLKIDAAKLAERLGIPVVPVQANKRRGLDELKAALAATLGRQAVPRESPFPQAFREEVTRLEALLNAAPGNGSTHATNGHLRSDPLPKSAGAVVPRYLAERLLLDTGGYLERTAVIGGNGHAESHAGQVREHLLSARARLAAAGLPVPAVEALVRYDWAARQLDGVISRPAARSETLTDKIDRILTHRLWGTAVFVIVMVALFSSIFMAAEPLMKLLDGGAHTLGEAVKSHMPDGALRSLLVDGLIAGAGSVIVFLPQVLILFMFIAILEDCGYMARAAYLMDKLMVRVGLSGKSFIPLLSSFACAIPGIMATRVIENRRDRLTTIMVAPLMSCSARLPVYTLLIGAFIPAQKYVAGVLPLQGLTLFVMYLVGVLAAIVVALILKRTLLRGATPPFVMELPPYKFPSPALVVHRMLERGWAFVKRAGTLIVAVAIVVWALLYYPHNPAAVEANLQQDKAALAAQIEQLPAGDEHRHFLEAELARYNDPQQHEQLLAGAYQRQSILGHMGRWIEPAVRPLGWDWRVGCAAIASFPAREVVLGTLGVIYNLGNVDLEEAQGQTQLQTQLRNATWDGGLRTVFTVPMALGLMVFFALCAQCAATLVIIKRETNSWRWPAFTFTYMTVLAYVGALATYQIGTWLAG
- a CDS encoding ferrous iron transport protein A, which encodes MTTLAQLSVGARGRVVRVNQFDEVSARLMEMGLTPGVDVQVLGAAPLGDPIELALRGYRLSVRRTEAARVEVEQVNV